The following is a genomic window from Pirellulales bacterium.
GGTCTTTTCTCGATGTAGGCAATGGTTTCCGCGTATTTTTGAATTAAGGCCGCGCGGCACGGATCCGGCGGGCGCTCCTTAAGCCGCAGCCGGACCAGCAGGTCGCTTAACTCCGCGGTGCCGCTCGGCGTCTCCGGCAGTTTGCTTTCGTCGAAAGCCCGCTGTAAGTCCGCTTGCAGCCGTTCGTACTCCCGCTCATAAAATCCTATGTCGGCCCGCTCAAGCCGCCCTTTTTCTGGGCCGCAGGTCTTGCGCTCGATCAGTTCGGGGATGTAGGGGAGTTTGGCCGTCTCGTTCAGCCGCACGAGGTTGGCCTCAACCTCGCCAGTTCGCATCAGGTGGATGCCCGTCAGCAATACGCGATATACGTAGAGCAACGGCTTCACGTGCGGCGGGTCGGCCTTTTGAAAGAGCTTCCACTGGCTCTCGGCAAAGCCCAGGTAATGGTGGGCGTGGTACCTCGTGACGCAGCCGGCGGCAATCGCCGCGAGCTCGTAATACTCAGGCGTCGCATGGACCACCAGCGGCGAAAGCACCTGTTCCAGCACATAGCCGTTCTTCTTGAGCATCAGCCTGAAGAACTTCGCGGCGTCGTGCGTCACGAGGTCGATCTCCAGGCCGTCGTGAACACCCGATTTCTCGATGGTCTCCTGGCCGGGTTTCAGGCTCACGATTTCTTCCAGCGGAAGCAGGTGGACGCCGCGCAGATCATAGTCGGAATCGGGCGAAGGGAAGCCGTAAAGGTGCGCGCCGCTGATCGTTGCGAACAGCAGTGGGTACGGATGGTCTTCAACTTGCTTTTGGAGCCGAAAGTCAATCGTCATGGCAACTCCTCCGCCAGCGCTCGCCTGCGGGCGTTGACGAGGAACTCGTTGGCTCGCTCGTAGTCGGGCCGTTCGGGCAACTTGGTCGCGCTGAGCGCCTGGTCGAACTGCCGGTGCAGGTCCCGAACCGGTGAGCAAGTATCCGCCACATCGGCAATGTAAGGCGCGGTACCGGCCAAAATGGTTCGCGCGGCGGCTTCAGTTTTCGCCCCCGAATTGCCGATACCGCCAGTGGGTCTGCGCCGTAGACTTTGCGCGACCGGAACCAACGTCGGGCTGGAGAACCAGTCCACCGGGCGAAAGAAGGGCCATTGTGGCGACCACCGAGCTGCGCAAAGCCGCCGTGCTGTTGATGAGCTTGCCGGAAGAGGATGCGGGCAAAGTCCTGGCAAAACTCCCGCCCAAGCAGCTTGAGATGGTCTCCGTCGAGATCGCCAAAGTCGGCCTGGTGAGCCGCGAGGAGCAGGAAAACGCCATCAAGGACTTTGCCGACGCCTCGCCCGGCTCGATCGGGGCGGGCAGCGGCGGACTCGACCTGGCCAAGAACCTCGTCGAACGCGCGCTGGGCAAAAACGCCGGCAGCACCATCGAGAGCGTGCGGCAGCAGATCGAAGCCATGCCCTTCGGCTTCCTGCAGAAGGTCGACAGCCAGAACCTGCTGACCTTCCTCATGGACGAGCACCCGCAAACCATCGCTCTGATCCTCTCGCACCTCAACGCGCAGCAAGCGGCCGACATCATCGGCGGCCTGCCCAGCGACCGGCAGTTGGCCGTGGTGCGGCGCATCGCCACCATGGGCCAAACCAACCCGGAGATCATCCACGAGGTCGAAAAGGGACTCGAACACCGCATGTCGAGCGTGATGAGCCAGGAGTTCGAGAACGCGGGCGGCGTGGAGGCGGTGGCCGAGATCCTCAACGTCACCGACCGCGCCACCGAGCGGAGCCTGCTGGAAAACCTGGCCCAGGAAGATCCCGACCTGGTCGAAGAAATCCGCCGCTTGATGTTCGTGTTCGAAGACATCGCCAAGTTCTCGGCGAAGGACGTGCAAACGCTGCTCAAGAACATCGAGAACTCGCAGCTTGCCATGGCCCTGAAGGGCGCCAGCGAAGAGTTGAAGCAGAAGATTTTGGGCAACATGTCGGTGCGCGCCGCCGACCTGCTGAAGGAAGAGATGCAATACCTCGGCCCGGTGCGGTTGTCGGCCGTCGAGCAGGTGCAGCAGCAGATCGTCGACGTGGTCCGCCGCCTGGAAGACGCCGGCGACATCACCGTCAGCGCCGGCGAAGAAGCCGAGGAATTCATCCAATAGCGGCGCTACCGCACAGAGGCGTAGGCACGGCCGTCGAGGAACCCGCCTGCAGGCGGCGATGCGACTTGACTGAAGATGACAAGTCGCCACCCGCCTTCCTCGCGCAGCGCGCTGCGCGTCATGGGCGGCTTCGATCCCTTCGAGTGGCGCAGCGCGCTGCGCGTCACAGTCGGCCGGATTCGATCGGTTCGAGTGGCCCAGCGTGCTGCCGTCGGGCACGGTCCACACTTGGCGCAGCGCGCTGCGCGTCGGACGCCGCCCAGGCTGAGCTATTTGCGCAGCGCGCTGCGCGACCGTTTACCACACCTCCCCATTGGATGTAAAACGAAACCGCTCTAAGTGCTTTTCGGTCACGGTGTTACGTCAGAGGCTGCGAAATCGTTTCGCAATCATTCTGCGATTCCTCCGCAGCGGTGCTTTCACTTTGACGGAGTAACCACTCCGCGATCTTCGCACCGCAGTCCTCGACGGGCCGGCGCTCGATTCTGCCTCGGCCGACCGAAGGCAGCCGGTGCGTTCGTTTTTTTGGCACCAGCCGATAACCCGCCAGGCGAAAGACCAACAGCGTCGCCGTGATGACGAGGGACGAGCCGCTTGCGAACAGGGCAGTCGGCAGCTTGTGGAACGTAGGATCCACGAAATAGCCGAGCCCGAAGACCACCAATGGCACGCCCATCCGTTAGATTCCCAATCGTTTCGGCACAAAGCTGCCAACGACAGCAACCGTCGAAGCGAGCCATAAGAACAGGCTGGCCCTCACGGCCACCACGTGGTCATCTCCCGTGGGTGGAAACAGCCCATTACGTGCGCGTCCAACGCCCAAGGTCACACAGGCGGCGAAGACGAGCAGCATCAATTGCCGCAAGGAGAATTGAAAGGGTTTCGGAGGCCGCGGTGGCGAGACGAGGGGGTGTCGTGCTAATTCAAAGTGGCGGCGACATAGCGCCGCGATCGCCAGGAAGGTCGTAACGACCACGGTGGCGCAGAGTTGGGCAGCGAACCAACGAATCCGGCCCCGGTGCCAGGTCTGGGTCGTCGTGAGAATGAGCGCCCAGAGCCAAACAGAGCCAAACGCGAGTCCGGCGAGACAGGTCAAGACTCGCCGCGCCTCAAATCGCCAGGCCAGTCCGGCCCATAGCCCCAAAAGACACGCCTCGCCGCCAACCAGCAGCGCGAAAACACAGTTCACTGCGGTGACCTTGCCGACTTGGAACAACGGCGCGAAGCACAAGGCCGTCGCCAGATGAACGGCCAGGAGAACTTCGCATAGAGAGCCCAAGGCCCACTCTCGTCGTCCTGAATGTGGCTTGTTGTGGCACATCATTCGGCATGACCTTAACCTAACCGGGGCACGCGGCCGGTGCAATTTAGCCCGGTCTTCAGATACTCAGCGCAGGCGGGACGGCGAGGCGTCGAAGATTTTGTCGGTCTGCTCGCGCTGGATACGAATCCGCTCTTGACGCTGGTGCTCGCGATACTCGCGCACCGCGAGCGGGATCACCAGGCACAGCGCCGCCGCGACCGCCGTCAGCCAGAACATCGTGCGAAGCTTGAATTGAAAACGTGGCATGAGCTGATTCAGGTCGCCCGCCGCTTGCGGCGATGCTGGTCGAGAAACTGCTTGAGCGACGAACCGCCCCGCATGCCGCGCAGCCCCAGCCGCAAGGCGTTGTCGACGCTAAGCCAATTGTCGGCGGGCGATTCGACAATCGGCCCCGAGCGGACCTGCGGCCACTGGCCCGTGCGGCGATGATGGGCGTCGGCCCACCGCAAGAGTTGCGCGGCCGAAAACCTGGCGATCGAGTGGATGTTCCGCGCGCCGCGGTAACGCGCCCACAGCTTGCCCAGCGACCAGCCGGCAGGAAGACCCCGGGCCGCCCTCCGCAAAGCGATGTCGATAATGCCCCAGCTATCGCCCGGCGACTGAGGAATCTTGCCCGAAGTTTGCGTCGGCCAACGCCCGTGCCGCTCGAAATGCGCATCGGCCCAGGCCAGAATCTGCTTGACGGTGAAGTCGGGCAAGTCGAGATGGTAGCGCACCTGTCGGTGCTCGGCTAACAACCTGGCTATGGAAGAACCGCCTTTGAAGCCCCGTTTGCCGGCGTGCAGCGCGATCTGCACCTTGCCCCACGTTTCATTCGGCGCCGAAGCGATAGCACCTGAATTGACATTGGGCCACTGGCCGGTGCGTTGGTGATGCTCGTCGGCCCGGGCGAGCAGCGTCTCGATCGACAGCGGCGGCTGGCGGCGGTGCTTCATCTGAACGCCGCGCTCCCGCTTCAGCAATCGCGCCAGCGACGAGCCGCCGCGCATACCGCGAATCCCGTGGCGCAACGCCTGATCCACCGCGTGCCAGGTCTCGCCCACCGCCTCGGTCACGGGGCCGGTCTCCGGCGTAGGCCACATGCCGGTCCGTTTCTGATGGGCGTCGGCCCACTTCACGATCTCGCCGATCTTAAAAGGGGGCAAGTCGCCCATATTGCGCCTGCCCCGGTGCTCGGCCAGCAGCTTGGCCAGCGAGGAGCCGCCGGGCAAGCCGCGTTGGCCATTCCTGAGCGCCACTTGGACGGCCATCCAGGTCTCGCCGGCCGCCTCCTCAACGCCTCCCGAATGCGAAAGCGGCCATTGACCGTGCTTCTTGAAATGGGCGTCGGCCCAGCGAAGAATCTGCGGGATGGTGTAGCGCGGCAGCGCCTTGCGATTGCGAACGCCACGGTAGCGGGCCATTACGCGGGGCAACGAGTCGCCGCCGGGCATGCCCCGCAGCCCAAGGTGCAGGGCATTGTCGATGCTCTGCCACTTTTCTTCCAGCGTGCCCCGCACGCGGCCGCTGTCGGACCGCGGCCACTGCCCAGTCTCCTCGTGGTGCGCATCGGCCCAGGCCAGAATCTGCTTGATATAAAGCGGCCGTTTCCGCCAATTGCGGGACCGCGCCGCCTTTCGCGCCGCTGCTCGACGAGTTCCGATGGGCATGATGGAGACCTTCCTCAAAGCGTAGGGTGGGACTAGCGAGCTTGACCCCTCCACGGCCGCCGCGTGCAGTATAGGATAAGCTAGGAATCCGCGAGAGTGAAGAATGTCGCCCAACAGGCAAATCCGTCATCGAAACCGCCGTCCGTTGGAGAAACTGCTGCCGGTGGTTCTGCTGCTATTCGCCGCCGTCGTGGCCTGGCGACTTTGGCAACGCGCCCATTCGCCCGCCCACCTGCTCGAACAAGCGCGTCAAGCGCGAGAGTCGAAAGACTACGCCGCCGCATTGCGCTACTACGACCAGATCGACGCCGCCGCCGGCGAGGAGGCCGTCGAGGGCCGCTGCGCCGCCGCGGAAATCTGGCTTCAATTGGGCCACGCCTCCCAGGCCGAAGCCCGCTTTCGCCAAGCGCTGGAAATCGACCCGCATAGCGCGCCGGCTCACGATCGCCTGGCAAACCTGTTGACCGTGGAAGGCCGCCGCTTCGAGTCGTTGCCGCACCTCTATGAACTGCTGCGCCAGCGCCGCTGTTCCTACGATGTCCTGTTCCTGGCCGGCGACCACGCCAAGACCGTGGAAGCGGCCGACGACCTGGCCCGCTTCCGCGCCGCGGCGCCCGACGATCCGGCCCCCTTGATCGGTCTGGCCCGCATCGAAATCCGCAAGCAAAACGACGCCCAAGCGGCCAAGATGCTGAGACAGGTGATCGCCGACGCCCCCGAGTTGATCGAAGCACATGCCCTGCTGGGACGAGTTCTCTTGGAATCGCCCGAAGACGACGAGCTGGCCACCTGGTCCGCCGCTTTGCCCAGCGAGGCCGACGGGCATCCGGATATCTGGTTCGTCCGCGGCGGCTGGGCGAAACGACGCGGCGAGACCGAGGCCGCCGCGCGGTGCCTGTGGGAGGCCCTGCGGCGCGACGCCAATCACCAATCGGCCACGCTGCAATTGTCTCAATTGCTCGAGACGCTGGGCCAAACGGCGCTGGCCAAAGACCTGGGCCAACGCGCCGTGGCGCTGGCCGATCTCTCCCTGGCACTCGAATCGTTGCGTTTGCACCAAGACGATGTTTCGCAACTGTTCCGCGTGGCCCGGCAGGCCGAAGCGTTGGGCCGGTTGTGGGAAGCCCGGGGCTGGAACCAGCTCGCCCTCTCTGCGGGCGATGCCGGCTGGGCGCGCGAAGCGCTGGCCCGCATCGAGCCGCAGCTCGACGATGCGCTGCCCCCGACCTTGCCGCAGATCGATCCGGGCGTTCGACTCGATTTAGCGCATTACCCGCTGCCCGACGAACGCCAGCCAGCACGCTTGCGCTACGATCGCGGCGCCGCGCCGGCGCTCGTTGCCGCCGGCCCCCGGTTTGAAAACGTCGCAAGCGAAGCGGGCATCGCTTTCCGCTATTTTTGCGGCCGCGAAGGATCGGACCCGCGCGCCCGCATGTTCGAGTCGCTGGGCGGCGGCATCGCGGTCGTCGATTTCGATCTCGACGGCTGGCCCGATCTCTATTTCACGCAAGGCTGCCGCTGGCCGCCGCGGGCGGGTCAGAGCGAATTTCTCGACGCCCTGTATCGCAACCTGGGCAGGGAGCGGTTCGCCGACGTCACACGCGCCAGCCGCCTCGGCGACGAGCGGTTCAGCCAGGGGGCGACGGTCGGCGACTTCAACAACGACGGCTTTCCGGATCTTTACGTCGCCAACATCGGAGTCAACCGGCTGTACGTGAACGAGGGCGACGGAACGTTCAGCGACGTCGGCGAAGCGGCGGGCATCCGGGCCGACCGCTGGACCACAAGCTGCGTGTTGGCCGACCTCAACGGCGACGGGCTGCCCGACCTGTACGACGTGAACTATCTCCAAGGCCCCGGCGTGTTCGAGCAGACCTGTCCCGTCGACGGCCAGCCGCGCACCTGCCGGCCCAGCACGTTCCAGCCGGCCCCCGACATGTTTTACCTCAACTTGGGCGACGGCCGATTTCAAGAAATGACCGAAGCCGCCGGGCTGCGCGCCGCGGGAGGCAACGGCCTGGGGATTGTGGCGAGCGATTTCGACGGCACGGGCAAGCTGAGCCTTTTCGTCGCCAACGATCAGGACGCCAACTTTTACTTCGTGAATCGCACGCCGGCCGCCGGCGCACGGCCGCGGTTCGAAGAACGCGGACTGCTCTCAGGACTCGCCTTCGACGGCGCGGGCCGGGCGCTGGCGTGCATGGGGGTGGCCGCCGGCGACGCCAACGGCGACGGAAGAATCGACCTGTTGGTCACCAACTTCAGCCAGGAGTCGTGTACCCTTTATTTGCACGAGGCCGGCGACTTGTTCACCGACGCCACGGGGCCAGCCGGCCTGCGCGGGCCGAGTTTCGCGATGTTGGGCTTCGGCACGCAGTTCCTCGACGGCGAGCTGGACGGACTCGCGGACTTGGTCGTGACCAACGGGCACGTCCACGAGTTTTCGTCGCCGGGCGTCTCCTACGCGATGCGGCCCCAGTATTTTCGCAATCTCGGCGGCGGCCGGTTCGAAGAGCTTCCGGCAGACCGCTTGGGAGCCTATTTCGAGCAAGCCTGCTTCGGCCGAAGCCTGGCGCGCCTGGACTTCAACCGCGACGGCCGCGACGATTTCGCGGTATCGTCGCTCGATGCGCCGCTTGCGCTGTTGTGCAACCGGACGGAGCCGGCCGGCCATTTTCTCGCGGTGCAGCTTAAGGGTGTGCGGTCCTCTCGCGATGCCGTTGGCGCCGTGGTGACGATCCAGATTGGCGAGCGCCGGCAGACGCAATGGCTGAAGGCGGGTGACGGCTTCCAGGCCAGCAACCAGCGGCAGTTGACTTTTGGCCTGGGGGCTGCCAGACGCATCGAGAAGCTGCACATTGCCTGGCCGTCCGGGGTCGCACAAGAGTATACCGACCTGCCCGCCGACGAGTCGTTGATTCTCGTCGAGGGTGTACCGCGATGACCATGTTGTCGCAGTGCCACGCGAGGGACCGTGTTTGCCACCAGCTTTAACTGGTGTTTCGCGGCTACCATGCCTTTTTCCTTTGAGCCGACTTCAGCCGGGCTCCTCGACCAGCGCGCCCTTCGGTGTCGCGGGCAAGGGCTAAAGCCACGACCGAGAAGCCCGGCTGAAGCCGGCTCATTAGGGGTTGGCTACGGCGATGCGATCGGCCATGCCCCGCCGAGCGGCGACAAAGCTGCTCAAATGCGGATCGGCGCCGAGCTCGGCGCTGATCACCGCACCGCGCGTTTCCTGTTGGTGCCAAAGCTGGCCACGCAACCCATCGACGATGGACTCCGATGCGCGCCGTCTATTTTAGTAAAATTTTTTTATCTGAAGACGCTTGACGAGAGCTTCCGCGCTGGTATAACGCCCTTGAACCGGGATGCGGGGCCGAAACAGAACGCATTTTAGTTGGCGATTCCAGCCATTGAGGCTTCCTAGTCACCCGAACCGAAAAGGCCCTTTCCATGCGCACCCATCGGACGAACGGCGCGCCGCGCCGCGCTTTTACCTTGGTCGAACTGTTGGTGGTCATCGCCATCATCGGCATCTTGATCGCCTTATTGCTGCCGGCAATCCAGGCGGCCCGCGAGGCCGCGCGACGCTCGCAGTGCAACAACAATCTCAAGCAATTGGCGCTGGCGGCGCAGAACTACCACGATATCTGGAAGAAGTTCACCTATGGGCGCGGCGGCTGGAACAATATCGGCGGGGGGCGCTGCGGCGACTATTCCGGCTTCATCACCTTGCTCCCCTTCATCGAGCAGGAGCCGATGTGGGAGATGATTGTCACCCAGGGCCAGTCTCCGCTGGTTCCCGCCGGCCAAACCACGGTGGGCCAAGCCAATCCCTGGAACACCAAATTCGTGCCCTGGATGACTCAGATCAATTCGATGCTCTGCCCGTCGAGCACGATGGCCACCGACAACAAGTACCCCGGCATGGGCGTGCGGAGCTATCACTTCAGTGCGGGACCATTCATCTACGGCTACGACAACAATAACTATGCGCTCGATCCGACAGGCGTCTATGCCTACTGGATGAAGATCACCACGGGCTCGCCCACCTGCGCCGGCAGCAGCGTTCAAAAGGGAATGAACAACATTCTCGACGGCACCAGCAACACGATCGCCATCAGCGAGAAGGTGGTGGGGCCTCCGGGAACGGGATCGAAAAGCATCTTTGGTCAGGGCGTCGAGCCCTTCACGCCGGCCATCTTGCTCCCGAACCCGACCATCTGCCTGGCCCAGGCGAACAATGGCTACTACATCGGCGGCGCCATCTCGTCGTTCAATGTGGGCGACCAGTGGGCGATGGGCCATGCCTACTGGACCTTGTTCACGACGATTCTGCCGCCCAACAGCCCCACCTGCTACGGGGCGACCGGCCTGAATCCCAGCAACGCCAACGGCATTTTCCCGCCCACCAGCTATCACCCCGGCGGCGTGCTGGGCGCGATGGTCGACGGCAGCGTGCGGTTCATTACCGAAGGGATCGACTGCGGCAGCTACGGCATGCCGCCCGCCAACAGCTACGGCGTGTGGGGCGCGATGGGCACGGCGGCGGGCGGCGAAAGCCTGGGCCTGCCGGGCACTCCCTGACGCGCCTCGTAAGGGAGAGTTCTACTTCACGCGGCCGGGAATGAGACATTGGCGGTGGCTGGGGCAGAAGCTGGCCGAGCGCGGCGTGGCAATCACCAAACCGCCGTCGGCCAGCGATGCCCCGGTGGTGACGATTCCGGGGCATCGCTTGGCCGCCACGCTCTTGAAGGGCGCCAGCCGCTATCTGCCAAGATGCCGCCACACTGCCGACGATCGCCAACACGTCGCTGCCGACGCTTGACGGGCAACCCAGGAAGGATAGGCTGCACTAAGGCACCCGAAGGCAACGAGCAAGCATCATGACGCGGCGCAGAAGCGTAGGTTGGCCGATCACGCTGGGCGTGATCATGATCGTGCTGTTGGTGGCGCTCATCATCGGCTGGGTGCTGCTGGCCCTCGAATACGTGCCGCTGCTGGCGGTCGGCACCACCTTCCTGGTGCTGGTCCTGATCGGCGTGGCGCTCTACCTGACCATCGCCGTCAAGCAAATCAGCCTCAATCAGCGGCAGGCGAACTTCATCGACAGTGTCACGCACGAACTGAAAAGTCCCATCGCCTCGCTCAAGCTCTACCTGCAAACGCTCAGCCGTCGCAGCGTGAGCGAGGCCCAGCAGCTCGACTTTTATCGTTTCATGCTGGAAGACCTGGACCGGCTCGACGCGCTGATCGATCACATGCTCGACGCGGCGCGGCTGGAGCAGGTCGCCGCCGAAAGCGACGTGGGCGGCGTGTCGCTGCCCGAAATCCTGCAAAGCTGTGCTTCGACCGTCTGCTCGCGGCACCGCCTGCCTCTGGAAACGATCTCGCTCGACGTTGCTCCCAGCATTGTGCGGGCCCGGCCGGTCGACCTGGAGATCGTGTTCCGCAACCTGATCGACAACGCGGTGAAGTACTCGCTTCCCGATCCGCGGGTCAAAGTCGAGTCGTGGTCGAACGGCCGCGGCAGCGTGCTGACGCGCGTCAGCGACAACGGGCCGGGCATTCCCGCCAAGCTGCGCCGCAAGATCTTCGGCCGCTTCGTGCGGCTGGGCAACGAGCTGGAGCGGACGCAGGCCGGCACCGGGCTGGGGCTGTATATTGTGCGCACGCTGGTCGACCGGATGAAAGGCAAAATCAGCGTCCGCGGCCGAGGCACGCACCGGGGAACCGTGTTCGAAGTCGAATTGCCGGGCCACGAACGGCTGAACCTGGAAGACCGCGACCACCAGCCGTTGGCCGCGCCGGTGACCTAAGCGGCCGCGAGAGACACAGCCATGGCGGAACCAACCAAACACATCCTGATCGTCGAAGACGAAGCCCACATGGCCTTCGGCATCAAGTTCAATCTGGAAGGCGACGGTTATCGCGTGACGGTCGCGGCCGACGGCCCCGCGGCCCTGCGGGCCTTCGAACGCGACCCGCGGGGGATCGATCTGGTGGTGCTCGACCTGATGCTGCCGGGCATGAGCGGCTATGCCGTCTGCGAGGCGCTGCTCCGCAGCCGCAACGATGTGCCGATTTTGATGCTCAGCGCCCGCACGTTGTCCGAAGACCGCATCCGCGGCTACGAGGTGGGGGCCAGCCAATACTTGTCAAAGCCGTTCGAGCTCGACGAGTTGTTGGCCATGGTCCGCAACCTGCTGCGCCGGCCGCGCGGCCAGGCGGCGCCGCGCGCCGCCGAGACCTACCGCTTCGGCCGGGCGACGGTCAACTTCGACACCTACGAGGCCCTGGTGGGCGAGCAGGAGATCCGCCTGACGCCCATGGAAATGAGCCTGCTGCGGTATTTCATCGACAACGAAGGGCGCGTGATCGGCCGCAACGAGCTGGTCGAGCGCGTCTGGCGGCAGCCCTATATCGAATCGACGCGCACGGTCGACAACTTCGTGATGCGGCTGCGGAAGTATTTCGAGGAGGACCCCGCCGAGCCGCGTCATTTTTTGAGTGTCCGCGGCGCGGGATACCGCTTCATCGCGTCCGGCCAGAGCGACTAGCCGGCGACCAGACCGGCATTCTGCCGCAGAAGTCGAAAAGATCAAGGCCGCATCGGTCGTGCGAATAGCCAAAGCCCCCACGCGCAAAGCCCGATCGCGAGAAGCGTTGTCGCAATGAACCACGGCTCGGCGGCCAGCCTCCAGCCCTGGTCGGCGAGGTTTGCCGCATGTAGGGCAACGATCAGACCGAAGACCACGCTGGTTGTCAGACAATAGGCTTTCATGGAAACTCTGAAGCTAGGCTAGCCAGGTTTTTATTTGACTTGCGGGCATATGGAATCACTACCTGACGCTGCAGCGGCCGACCGATCGATGAGCTGTTCCGACCTCGTCGAAAGCGTCAGCCGCCGGCACTCGCCAGGAACTCGTAGAGCACGTCGGCCGCCTTGGTCAGCTCGTCGATCGAAAGCCATTCGTCGGCCGTGTGGGCCTGGTCGATCGAGCCGGGTCCGAAAACCACCGTCGGCACGTTCGCCACCGAGATCCGCGAAGCGTTGGTGCCGAACGACACGCCGATCTTTTCGCCGCGGCCGAGCACGCGCCGCAACACGGCCACCAACCGGTCGGCCAAGGCGCCGTTGTCTCGATCGGCCAACGGCGTACTCAGCAGGTAGGGATGCTGGTGTTCGACTTCGACCTTGGTGGTCGCGGTTTCGCACAGATAAGCCAGCACGTGCTCGTAAGCGGCCAGCCCCTCTTCGCCCGGCAGCAGCCGACGGTCGATCTCGATCGAACACACGTCGGGCACCGTATTGACGCTCAGGCCACCCTGGATCGTGCCCACGCTGAGCGTCGCCCGGCCGCACAGCGGATGTTCGGGGACGATCTTTCCCAACTCGCCCGCATAACGCTCGAGGGCCTCAAGAACCGGGGCCATGCCGTAGATGGCGTTCTTGCCGCGATCGGGCTTCGAGCTGTGGGCGGCCAGTCCGTGAGTGCGGCATTTCCAACGAACGGCGCCCTTGTGGGCCACGACCACGTCGAGGTCCGTCGGCTCGGCGACGATCGCGACATCGGGCCGCCGAGGCACGACGGATTCGGTGCCCGTGGCCCAAAGCTTGGGCAACTCGCTGGCGCCGCTGTAGCCGTACTCCTCGTTCACGGTGCAGGCCATGATCACCGTGGGCCTGCCCGGCGGCCGCTCGTCGGCCAGACGCGACACGGCGCCGAGCATGGCCGTCATGCCTCCCTTGATATCGCAGGCTCCGCGGCCATAGAGCCGGCCGTCGCGGACCTGCGGCTTCCAGGGATCGATCGTCATGCCGTCGACGGGCACGGTGTCTTGGTGCGCTTCCAGCAGAATCAAGGGGCCGCCGGACTCCGGCGAGCGAGCGCCGTCGAGCCGGGCCACGATATTCTCGCGCCGCGGCTGCACAAGCTGCCGCTGCCACGGCAAGCCCAGCCGCTCGAACAGCCGCTGCAGATAGTCGGTGACGCGCTCTTCGTAAAATTCGGGGCCATCCAGCGGCCGCCCCATCGGATTCACGCTGGGAATGGCGACAAGATCGCTGAGGGTCTGGACGAGGTCGATTGCCATGGAGTTTGCCTTGGTAAAGCGGAGCCAAGCATTGTACCCCTATCGCATTCCCAGTCCCACCCAGTGCTGGCTTTCCAGGAAGTCGAGCAGCCAGGGGTGGACCCAGGGGTTCCACGTCGGGTAGCTGGCCGAGAGCACCGACAGGCCCAGAAAGATGATCGCCAGACCGCGTGACCAGCGACGGGCGGCCAGCAGGTCGGCGGCCGGCAGCATTGCCACCAGCCACAGCGGCGCGAACCAAAACACCCAGCGAAAGCCGCTGGTCATGCCGCCATAGTTGCGGTCTTCTTGCGGCATCCGCAAATAAAAGGCGATGCACACCA
Proteins encoded in this region:
- a CDS encoding FG-GAP-like repeat-containing protein, with the translated sequence MSPNRQIRHRNRRPLEKLLPVVLLLFAAVVAWRLWQRAHSPAHLLEQARQARESKDYAAALRYYDQIDAAAGEEAVEGRCAAAEIWLQLGHASQAEARFRQALEIDPHSAPAHDRLANLLTVEGRRFESLPHLYELLRQRRCSYDVLFLAGDHAKTVEAADDLARFRAAAPDDPAPLIGLARIEIRKQNDAQAAKMLRQVIADAPELIEAHALLGRVLLESPEDDELATWSAALPSEADGHPDIWFVRGGWAKRRGETEAAARCLWEALRRDANHQSATLQLSQLLETLGQTALAKDLGQRAVALADLSLALESLRLHQDDVSQLFRVARQAEALGRLWEARGWNQLALSAGDAGWAREALARIEPQLDDALPPTLPQIDPGVRLDLAHYPLPDERQPARLRYDRGAAPALVAAGPRFENVASEAGIAFRYFCGREGSDPRARMFESLGGGIAVVDFDLDGWPDLYFTQGCRWPPRAGQSEFLDALYRNLGRERFADVTRASRLGDERFSQGATVGDFNNDGFPDLYVANIGVNRLYVNEGDGTFSDVGEAAGIRADRWTTSCVLADLNGDGLPDLYDVNYLQGPGVFEQTCPVDGQPRTCRPSTFQPAPDMFYLNLGDGRFQEMTEAAGLRAAGGNGLGIVASDFDGTGKLSLFVANDQDANFYFVNRTPAAGARPRFEERGLLSGLAFDGAGRALACMGVAAGDANGDGRIDLLVTNFSQESCTLYLHEAGDLFTDATGPAGLRGPSFAMLGFGTQFLDGELDGLADLVVTNGHVHEFSSPGVSYAMRPQYFRNLGGGRFEELPADRLGAYFEQACFGRSLARLDFNRDGRDDFAVSSLDAPLALLCNRTEPAGHFLAVQLKGVRSSRDAVGAVVTIQIGERRQTQWLKAGDGFQASNQRQLTFGLGAARRIEKLHIAWPSGVAQEYTDLPADESLILVEGVPR
- a CDS encoding DUF1559 domain-containing protein, with amino-acid sequence MRTHRTNGAPRRAFTLVELLVVIAIIGILIALLLPAIQAAREAARRSQCNNNLKQLALAAQNYHDIWKKFTYGRGGWNNIGGGRCGDYSGFITLLPFIEQEPMWEMIVTQGQSPLVPAGQTTVGQANPWNTKFVPWMTQINSMLCPSSTMATDNKYPGMGVRSYHFSAGPFIYGYDNNNYALDPTGVYAYWMKITTGSPTCAGSSVQKGMNNILDGTSNTIAISEKVVGPPGTGSKSIFGQGVEPFTPAILLPNPTICLAQANNGYYIGGAISSFNVGDQWAMGHAYWTLFTTILPPNSPTCYGATGLNPSNANGIFPPTSYHPGGVLGAMVDGSVRFITEGIDCGSYGMPPANSYGVWGAMGTAAGGESLGLPGTP
- a CDS encoding response regulator transcription factor, producing MAEPTKHILIVEDEAHMAFGIKFNLEGDGYRVTVAADGPAALRAFERDPRGIDLVVLDLMLPGMSGYAVCEALLRSRNDVPILMLSARTLSEDRIRGYEVGASQYLSKPFELDELLAMVRNLLRRPRGQAAPRAAETYRFGRATVNFDTYEALVGEQEIRLTPMEMSLLRYFIDNEGRVIGRNELVERVWRQPYIESTRTVDNFVMRLRKYFEEDPAEPRHFLSVRGAGYRFIASGQSD
- a CDS encoding HAMP domain-containing sensor histidine kinase, whose protein sequence is MTRRRSVGWPITLGVIMIVLLVALIIGWVLLALEYVPLLAVGTTFLVLVLIGVALYLTIAVKQISLNQRQANFIDSVTHELKSPIASLKLYLQTLSRRSVSEAQQLDFYRFMLEDLDRLDALIDHMLDAARLEQVAAESDVGGVSLPEILQSCASTVCSRHRLPLETISLDVAPSIVRARPVDLEIVFRNLIDNAVKYSLPDPRVKVESWSNGRGSVLTRVSDNGPGIPAKLRRKIFGRFVRLGNELERTQAGTGLGLYIVRTLVDRMKGKISVRGRGTHRGTVFEVELPGHERLNLEDRDHQPLAAPVT
- the fliG gene encoding flagellar motor switch protein FliG, coding for MATTELRKAAVLLMSLPEEDAGKVLAKLPPKQLEMVSVEIAKVGLVSREEQENAIKDFADASPGSIGAGSGGLDLAKNLVERALGKNAGSTIESVRQQIEAMPFGFLQKVDSQNLLTFLMDEHPQTIALILSHLNAQQAADIIGGLPSDRQLAVVRRIATMGQTNPEIIHEVEKGLEHRMSSVMSQEFENAGGVEAVAEILNVTDRATERSLLENLAQEDPDLVEEIRRLMFVFEDIAKFSAKDVQTLLKNIENSQLAMALKGASEELKQKILGNMSVRAADLLKEEMQYLGPVRLSAVEQVQQQIVDVVRRLEDAGDITVSAGEEAEEFIQ